The DNA window CGCGTTCTGACGATGGACGTGCACAACCTGGCGGTTCTTCAGAACGCCTTTCAGGCCCGCACCGAGCATCTGTTAGGACATCCGCTGTTCGTGCACCGGCTGACCGACGTGGTCGGGGCCGAGGAGGTGGCCGTGGTGTCCCCGGACGAGGGCGGCGTGAAGCGCGCCGGGAAATTTGCCGAGGGACTGGGGGCGGTGCTCAATTGCGAGGTACCAACGGCGTTCGTCGAGAAGATGCGGAAGGACGACGGGGTGACGGGGGGAGCGTTGGTCGGGTCGGTGGAGGACCGCACGGCCATCGTGGTGGACGACATGGTCAGCACCGCGGGGACGATGACGCAGGCCATCCGGTCGTGTGCCGAGGAGGGGGCGGAGTCCGTCTACGCCGTGGCCACCCATGGCCTCTTCGTCGGCGAGGCAGATGAGCGGTTGGAAACGGCGCCCCTGGATGCCCTTTTCGTCACGAACACGGTAGCGCCGCGGCTCACGGGCGCGGCGGCCGAGCGCCTACAGATCTGCAACGCGGCCCCTCGATTCGCGGCCGCCATCCAGGCGGTGCACACTGAAACCTCCGTGAGCGCCCTGAACGAGGTGTAGCCGAGTGAGGAAGTGCTTGTGGAGTGCGCCCTGAACGAGGGGCAATCGAACACGGAGGCCCCTGTCGGACACGTCCCGGCAAGGGGGCGAACGAATGGGAAGCCGGCCTCGGGCCGCGTCCCAGACGAAGGGGACAACGGGTGCCGGAGTCCCCATCCACGTCTGCGCGCAGGGGGCGTCGGGCCTATAGGGGCCGAAGCTGGACCCGGATGCGGGCGTTCGCGCGGTCGAGATGGTTGCGAGCCATGGCGCGGTACCAGCGCCAGCGCCCGTTTCCGGTGCGGAGGCGCAGGAGCCATCGGGTCCGCTGCGTCCGGTGACTCACCATGTGTGCCAGGTCCCGCATCACGCGGTGCAGGTTGCGGCCGTGGACGTGGGAGAAGAAGCAGGGCTCGAGCGTGTCGTTGATCCCGTATTCGAGGGCGCGGCGGGCCGACTCGTTCGCCCGCTGAATGGTGCCACTGCGGTCCAAATACAGCATCGGGGTGTGGGGCGACTCCTTCGTCTCGGAAGCGCTTCCACGATCGGGGCGGAATACAGCGGGTACGGATTGCGTGGACATGGCGGACATTGGGGAACGTTGGCGGTGGCGAAGGAGGGGGCAGACGCGCGTGGCGCCGTCTTTCCACCCCGCAGTACAACGGCAGTACGACGAAGAGACTGAAGAACGAGAAGCCTCCCTGTACGACGGAGCGGACGGGCGTTTGTAGGTCTGCTCTAACAGGGAAGAATTTCTAACTTCACCTACTGCAAGATAGCAAATCAACCCAGATACGTCAAGTCATTCTCCGGAAAACGAACAGGGAGTGCATTCGCGAACGAAAGGGGCCAGATATGGATGAGGACAGTTGCGCCTCAGAGCCCAACCGGGACCAAACGGTCGAACCTGAAGGCGCTGGGGCTGGTTTGAGGTTTCCTCAACGCGTTTCCACTCATCAGTATCGTCCCTGCGCAATGGACACCGCGAACGCCCTCGCGTCCCAGCTCGACGGGCTCGTTCACCTCGACACCCAGCGGGCCTCCACCGGCATTGACCTGACGGTCGATGCGGTCTTCCGGACCACCGGGCCCGGCCAGCTCGACTTCGGCGGGGGCGAGTTCCAGACCGTGCCCCGTGAGCGGATTGGGCCGACCCTCGACGATCCGGACGACGACTACGGGTGGTGGACCCTGGAAAAGGGGGCGTACGTCGTGCAGTACAACGAGTCGCTGCGCCTGGACGACGGGCAGCAGGCGGTCGTGACGCCCCTAGAGCGCACGCTGCGTGCGGGAGCGCACCACGGTGCGTTCGTATTGGATGAGGGCCGAGACCCGATTGAAACCCTCCTCGTGGTGAGCCGAATGGGCTGCCGCCTCAAGGAAAACTGCCGCGTTTCTCGCCTCGTGGTGCTCGACTGATTGTCTAGAGCCACGCTGCTTCTACGCCCTCGACCCCCGCGCCCTACGCTCTCCACCCCTACGCCCTCAACCCCCACGCCCACACGAATGCCCGAACTGCCCGACGCCGTCGTCTACCGGCGGCGCCTTGCCGACGCGGCCCTCGACCGCCCGATTGCCGACGCCACGGTCGTCGATCCACTGATTCTCGGCGACGGCCTGGAGCCGCATCGCCTCGGAGAGGTGCTCCGGGGCCGCACGCTGACCGACACCCACCGCCACGGCAAGCACGTCTTCGTCCGGTACGGGGAAGAGACCGGCTGGCTCGCCCTCCACTTCGGCATGACCGGACGTGTGCAGGTCGTTCCGGACGGCACGATGCCCGAATACGCGTACGTCCAGGTTCACTTTGAAGACGGGGGCGCCCTGGCGTTCGAGTGCCCGCGCAAGTTTGCCCGCGTGCGCCTCGTCGACACGCCGGACGCGTTTGTCGAGGCGAAAGACCTCGGCCCCGACGCGCGCCGCGCCGACGTCGATGCTTTTCTGGCGCCCTTCGCGTCCCGCCGCGGTGCCATCAAAGGCCGGCTGCTGGACCAGAGCGTCGTGGCGGGCCTCGGCAACATCTACGCCGACGAGGCCCTCTACCAGGAGGGCATCCACCCGCGAACGACCGTGCCGGAGCTCTCCGAGACCGACCTCCGCGGCCTCTACGACGCAATTCAACGGGTCCTGGACGCCGCCATCGCGGTCGACGCCGACCCCGAGGCCCTGGACCCGGACCGCTTCATGCTGCCCCACCGCTACGGGGACGAGCACTGCCCGAAGACCGGCGTGCCCCTCGACACCGAGACCGTCTCCGGCCGCACGGCCTACTTTTCCCCCACCCGCCAGTCGCCCCCGAAGTAGGCCCGGTTCCCACACCCTCCACCCCCACGCTCTCCACCCTCACGCTCTCCACCCCCACGCGCCTGTGCCCTCCACCCACATCGGCACCTCCGGCTGGCAGCACGACCCCTTTGCCGGCCGTTTCTACCCCGACGAAGTGCCTCAGGACGACTGGCTCGCCCGGTACGCCGACACGTTCGGCACCGTCGAGGTGAACAACACCTTCTACCAAAGCCCCGAGGCGGACACGCTCCGTGCCTGGCGGCGGCGGACGCCCGACGGCTTCACGTTCGCGGTCAAGGCGAACCAGTACATCACCCACTTCAAGAAGCTGAAGGACCCGGACGAACCGGTGCAGAACCTCTACCGCAACGTGGAGCCCCTCGGAGATGCCCTCGGCCCCATCCTCTTCCAGTGCCCGCCGAACTGGCACCAGAACCTCGACCGCCTGCACACCTTTCTGGAGACGCTCGACGACGCCCACCGGCATGTCTTCGAGTTCCGGGACCCCACGTGGCTCAACGAGGAGACCTACGACGCGCTGCGGGCGCACGACGCGGCATTCTGCGTCTACGACTTCGGCGACCGCTCCACCTACCGCGTGGTGCCGACCGACTGGGCGTACGTGCGCCTGCACGGGAGGGGGGAGGCGTACCACGGCCGCTACACGGACGCCGAGCTCGACGACTGGGCCGACGCCATCGCCGACTGGCGGGCCGACGGGCTCGACGTGTACGTCTACTTCAACAACACCGCGGGCGAGGGCCACGCCCCCCACGATGCCCAGCGGCTCGCGGCCCGGGTCCAGGATCACTTGGGGCGATGAGGGGCCCGGTGCACCGATGTCGCGCGAACTGTTCGTCTCCCTATGACCCTGACCCTCCCCGAGCGCTTCCGCGACGCCACGTTCGAGAGCTACGAGCCGCAGACGCCGAGCCAGGCCGAGGCCCTCCGGGTCGCCCGCGCATTCGTGGCCGAACTGCGCCGGACCCCGTCGTGGGCCGAGCGGCTCAGGGCGCTTCTGGGTGTGGGGGACGAGCGGCTGCCGCAGGGGCTGTATCTGGTGGGGCCGACGGGGACGGGCAAGACGCACCTGCTGGCCGCGACGTGCAACGCCCTGATGCCCGAGAGGGCCTGTGCCTTCCTGCACTCCAGCACGCTGTTTCGGCAGACCGAGCCGCCGGACGCCTTCGCGCACCGGCTGGCCGACCAGTACGCGGCCTGCTGCCTCGACGAGGTGGAGATCGACGACCCGGCGAACGAGATGCGCCTCGCGGGGGTGATGAAGACGCTGGCGGCCCGGGACGTCCCGCTCCTGGCCACGAGCAACGTGGCGCCGGAGGAGTACCTGGCGACCCAGCTCGGCGACGGCCGCGTCCAGCGGTTCCTCCGAACGGAGGTGCGGGACGCGTACCGTGTGGTTGGGGTCCGCGGGGACGACTACCGGCGGACGCGAGCGGTGGAGCAGTCCGGGCGGGGGTGGGTGGGGCCCTCCGACGCCACGCAACGGGCCATGCGGCAGGCACGGGCGGACGCGACGGGGGCGGCGCGGTGGTGGACGTTTGCGGACCTGCGGCGGGCGACGACGGACACGGCCCATACCGACCTCATTGAGGACCTGGTCGGGCTCGACCACCTCTTCATCGAGGGCGTCGCCATCGCGGACACGGACGACGCCTTCCGCCTCCTCCGCGTCGTCGACGCACTGTACCTCCACGAGGACGCCCCCAGGCTCTACTTTACCGCCGCCCGGCCGCCGGACGACTGGTTTGATCCCGACCGGCACGCCGGCCTTGCGCGGGCCGTGGCCGAGAAATTCGACCGCACCGTCTCGCGCCTCCACGCCCTGTGTCAGATTCGCCCCGTCGAGCAGAAGGAGGCAGGACAGGTCTGATCCCGCACCGGCACGCTATTCCACGTCCGGCCCCGCCGCCAAGCACTGGGCGATCTCCTCGTCCGGCAGCGCTGGAGGTCGGCCGGCTCGCCGTTCCGGACGTCCCCGCATGCGCCGGGGGCGAAGTGGCCGTGGCCGCAGAGGCTGAAGCCAATCGTTTTCCCCGCGCCGGCCCGCGCGAGCGCCCCTCGATCCCCTGCCCGATCACGGTCTGGTGCAGCGGCACCTGGGCTCCGCCCCGGCGAGAAGGGGGGCTCCTGGTCATCGGAAGTCGGGGGAACGGGACGATGAAGAAGCTGGATACGAG is part of the Salinibacter ruber DSM 13855 genome and encodes:
- a CDS encoding DUF72 domain-containing protein; the encoded protein is MPSTHIGTSGWQHDPFAGRFYPDEVPQDDWLARYADTFGTVEVNNTFYQSPEADTLRAWRRRTPDGFTFAVKANQYITHFKKLKDPDEPVQNLYRNVEPLGDALGPILFQCPPNWHQNLDRLHTFLETLDDAHRHVFEFRDPTWLNEETYDALRAHDAAFCVYDFGDRSTYRVVPTDWAYVRLHGRGEAYHGRYTDAELDDWADAIADWRADGLDVYVYFNNTAGEGHAPHDAQRLAARVQDHLGR
- a CDS encoding Fpg/Nei family DNA glycosylase, with the protein product MPELPDAVVYRRRLADAALDRPIADATVVDPLILGDGLEPHRLGEVLRGRTLTDTHRHGKHVFVRYGEETGWLALHFGMTGRVQVVPDGTMPEYAYVQVHFEDGGALAFECPRKFARVRLVDTPDAFVEAKDLGPDARRADVDAFLAPFASRRGAIKGRLLDQSVVAGLGNIYADEALYQEGIHPRTTVPELSETDLRGLYDAIQRVLDAAIAVDADPEALDPDRFMLPHRYGDEHCPKTGVPLDTETVSGRTAYFSPTRQSPPK
- the zapE gene encoding AFG1/ZapE family ATPase yields the protein MTLTLPERFRDATFESYEPQTPSQAEALRVARAFVAELRRTPSWAERLRALLGVGDERLPQGLYLVGPTGTGKTHLLAATCNALMPERACAFLHSSTLFRQTEPPDAFAHRLADQYAACCLDEVEIDDPANEMRLAGVMKTLAARDVPLLATSNVAPEEYLATQLGDGRVQRFLRTEVRDAYRVVGVRGDDYRRTRAVEQSGRGWVGPSDATQRAMRQARADATGAARWWTFADLRRATTDTAHTDLIEDLVGLDHLFIEGVAIADTDDAFRLLRVVDALYLHEDAPRLYFTAARPPDDWFDPDRHAGLARAVAEKFDRTVSRLHALCQIRPVEQKEAGQV
- a CDS encoding deoxycytidine triphosphate deaminase; its protein translation is MDTANALASQLDGLVHLDTQRASTGIDLTVDAVFRTTGPGQLDFGGGEFQTVPRERIGPTLDDPDDDYGWWTLEKGAYVVQYNESLRLDDGQQAVVTPLERTLRAGAHHGAFVLDEGRDPIETLLVVSRMGCRLKENCRVSRLVVLD
- a CDS encoding ribose-phosphate diphosphokinase, translated to MPDDLRLFALSESRGFGEAIASALDTELDAHHERTFTDGEHEVRPEVNVRGRDVFVVQSLYADDTWSVNDKLCRLLFMLGALRDASAERVTAVIPYLCYQRKDRKTRPRGPVTTRYVAGLFEAVGVDRVLTMDVHNLAVLQNAFQARTEHLLGHPLFVHRLTDVVGAEEVAVVSPDEGGVKRAGKFAEGLGAVLNCEVPTAFVEKMRKDDGVTGGALVGSVEDRTAIVVDDMVSTAGTMTQAIRSCAEEGAESVYAVATHGLFVGEADERLETAPLDALFVTNTVAPRLTGAAAERLQICNAAPRFAAAIQAVHTETSVSALNEV
- a CDS encoding PAS domain-containing protein — encoded protein: MSTQSVPAVFRPDRGSASETKESPHTPMLYLDRSGTIQRANESARRALEYGINDTLEPCFFSHVHGRNLHRVMRDLAHMVSHRTQRTRWLLRLRTGNGRWRWYRAMARNHLDRANARIRVQLRPL